A single Methylobacterium sp. 17Sr1-1 DNA region contains:
- a CDS encoding tetratricopeptide repeat protein, which yields MNERTQRSAAMEWPVPERRSAAIFAADIAGYSKAMHADEAGAMRALQATRRIVDRLISARSGRIANTAGDSVLAEFASVTDAVACAAAIQRTLAEAEGDAGRFRLRIGIHLGDVMVHEGDLFGDGVNIAARLQAAAEPGALRLSDAAYRQVRDMPGLRFVDLGMQRLKNIARPVRVYAVPSPEARAPRMARAVRGALGAVTAMVLAGLALAWPHSAVERVEDAQPARPRLSLVVLPLANQSGDAEQDYLAEQLAEDLSADLARAPGTFVIAHGTAQSYRGRPVEPRAVGRELGVRYVVQGSLRQSAEQVRFAVQLTDVETGATLWADRYDGARADLAAAQDTLVAQVGRALGIRLLEAETQARAGHPADAVDLVMRGQALLNRPFARENHAGAQPLFERALAHDPGNVHARLGLAEVLVDGVLNGWTSERQADLDTAEQAVTSVLQGDPTHPFAHYLRGETLRARARYDEALAAFDRVLALNPSFARAHAYRGLIHIFLGRAEETEADIAAAIRLSPKDPLLGAWLARDGLAKLHLGRDEAAIAALRRAAAVNPLFDFPHLYLACAFARLGRDAEARAALARFLELRPGYTIARYRSLTSTDPTFLAQREGIYDGLRRAGLPER from the coding sequence ATGAACGAGCGCACACAACGGTCCGCCGCGATGGAGTGGCCGGTTCCGGAACGCCGGTCCGCCGCGATCTTCGCGGCCGACATCGCCGGCTATTCCAAGGCGATGCATGCCGATGAGGCCGGTGCCATGCGGGCGCTCCAGGCCACCCGGCGGATCGTCGACCGCCTGATCTCGGCCCGAAGCGGCCGGATCGCCAACACTGCCGGGGACAGCGTGCTCGCCGAATTCGCCTCCGTGACGGATGCGGTCGCCTGCGCGGCGGCGATCCAGCGGACGCTGGCCGAGGCCGAGGGCGATGCCGGGCGGTTCCGCCTGCGCATCGGCATCCATCTCGGCGACGTGATGGTGCACGAGGGCGACCTGTTCGGCGACGGCGTCAACATCGCGGCGCGGCTCCAGGCGGCGGCCGAGCCCGGCGCGCTGCGGCTGTCGGACGCCGCCTACCGGCAGGTGCGCGACATGCCCGGCCTGCGCTTCGTCGATCTCGGCATGCAGCGGCTCAAGAACATCGCCCGGCCGGTCCGGGTCTACGCCGTGCCGTCGCCGGAGGCGCGCGCGCCCCGGATGGCCCGGGCCGTTCGGGGAGCGCTCGGCGCCGTCACCGCCATGGTTCTCGCAGGCCTCGCCCTCGCCTGGCCGCATTCGGCCGTCGAGCGCGTGGAGGACGCGCAGCCGGCGCGGCCGCGGCTGTCGCTCGTCGTCCTGCCGCTCGCCAACCAGAGCGGCGACGCGGAGCAGGACTACCTCGCCGAGCAGCTCGCCGAGGACCTCTCCGCCGACCTCGCCCGCGCGCCCGGCACCTTCGTCATCGCCCACGGCACGGCCCAGTCCTACCGGGGGCGCCCGGTCGAGCCGCGTGCCGTCGGCCGGGAGCTCGGCGTGCGCTACGTGGTGCAGGGCAGCCTGCGCCAGAGCGCCGAGCAGGTCCGCTTCGCCGTGCAGCTCACCGACGTCGAGACCGGCGCCACCCTGTGGGCCGACCGCTACGACGGGGCCCGCGCCGACCTCGCCGCCGCGCAGGACACCCTCGTCGCGCAGGTCGGGCGGGCGCTCGGCATCCGCCTGCTGGAGGCCGAGACGCAAGCGCGCGCCGGCCACCCGGCGGACGCGGTCGACCTCGTCATGCGCGGCCAGGCCCTGCTCAACCGGCCCTTCGCCCGGGAGAACCACGCCGGCGCCCAGCCGCTGTTCGAGCGCGCGCTCGCCCACGACCCGGGCAACGTCCACGCGCGGCTCGGCCTCGCCGAGGTGCTGGTCGACGGGGTGCTGAACGGTTGGACGAGCGAGCGGCAAGCCGACCTCGACACCGCCGAGCAGGCCGTCACCTCCGTGCTCCAGGGCGATCCGACCCATCCCTTCGCGCATTACCTGCGCGGCGAGACCCTGCGCGCCCGGGCCCGCTACGACGAGGCGCTCGCCGCCTTCGACCGGGTGCTCGCCCTCAACCCGAGCTTCGCCCGGGCGCACGCCTACCGGGGCCTGATCCACATCTTCCTCGGCCGGGCGGAGGAAACGGAGGCCGACATCGCGGCCGCGATCCGCCTCAGCCCGAAGGATCCGCTGCTCGGCGCCTGGCTGGCGCGGGACGGGCTGGCGAAGCTCCATCTCGGCCGGGACGAGGCGGCGATCGCAGCCTTGCGGCGCGCCGCGGCGGTGAACCCGCTCTTCGACTTCCCGCACCTCTACCTCGCCTGCGCCTTCGCGCGGCTCGGCCGGGACGCGGAGGCGCGGGCGGCGCTCGCCCGGTTCCTGGAGCTCCGGCCCGGCTACACCATCGCCCGCTACCGCAGCCTGACCTCCACCGACCCGACCTTCCTCGCCCAGCGCGAGGGGATCTACGACGGCCTGCGGCGCGCCGGCCTGCCGGAGCGGTGA